The Pseudanabaena sp. PCC 6802 genomic interval ATCCGCCCAGAACTAAATGCTGCTGCTCTTAAATTAGTCGCGCTGCGCTCCACATCTGAGAACTCCTCCGGTTGCACTGGTTTGGTCGAATAGACGCGCACTAAGCCACCCGCCCAGGCTTCCAGTGCCAGATTCCAGGTGCGATCGGCATCCCAGTAATCCCAAGTAGTGCGCGATTCATCGCCCTCGTCGCTTCTGTAGTTACCCGTAGTCTGAGATTCAAATGTAAATACCCTACCCAAGGCACGCAACTGATGATACGGTTGCCCATCGCGCATCGCGTCCCAGAGACCAAAGCGAATATCATCGCCAGGCTTTATCCCTGAGACTTGATTTAAGGAAATCTCCTCGGAAAAGTACCAATTGACTTCACTGTCAGGATTATGCGGATCGATTTCTCGCAGGAGATAGTGTTCTTTACCCGACAGCGATCGCAACAGCCATTCCGCTGTTTGGTAGTTTTCATCGTCCGCATAGGTACTGTAGTCCATCACCTGCCACTGCACGCCACCGTAGGTGACGCGATCGCCTGCTCTTAATTGCTGTAAGCGAGCCTGAGTAAAAACCGAAGGCATAGATTGCACCAAACTTACTCAATCTTGGGTTCAGTTTAAGGTAAAATTACTTAAGATAAAACCAACAACTATATAAGCCTATGTCTTTGCTTCAGTCTGGTCCCGTCGCGTACACCTTAGTTGCGGGTGCTTATCTTTTCGTCATCCCCTTAGCTTTAATGTACTACCTTAAAGCCCGTTGGTACGTAACTGGTTCCCTGGAAAGAGCTTTTATTTGTTTCATGGTATTCTTTTTCTTCCCAGGATTGTTGCTGTTTGCGCCCTTACTTAACTTCCGCCCCCAACCCCGTAAAATCTAGATGCGCCGTATTGATGCCATTGCTCTCACGTTAGTTTTTTTCCTACTGGGCGGACTGGCCTATATTGTTCTGCAATGGCTGGGGATTGGCAAGATGAATGCTGGAATTTGGAGTCAAGTGGTCCTGATAACCGCACTACTGGTGTGGCTTGGCTCCTATCTCCTGCGCGTCGTTACCAAAAATATGACCTACGACCAACAATTAGAAAACTATAAAACTGCCGTCCTCAAAAAGCGCCTGGAAGAAATGTCACCAGAAGAAATCGCACGACTACAGGCAGAAGTTGCGGCAGAAAAGCAGGAACGCCTAAGCGATAGTTAGAATACTAAAATATTAGAATATTAGGATAAATTCCTGCCAACCTGCCCACCCACAGGTGTATGAGCCAGTGCTCTCCATACCCTTTATTTCAACTCAAAACGCTAACCAGGCGGATGAGTAATTTTGGGTTTCCAGCCAATCTAGCTAGCCGCGCTGCCAAGATTCAGAGATGGTTGGACTTTGTGGCTAGTGGAGATCGCCCCAATCCTGCCACCGATGCCGAGTTTTTACATGAGATCTTTGTTGACGTTCTGGGCTACCGTTCGCTGTTTTATCCCGATCGACTGGGGTGGGAACTGGAATTTAGTCCTACTCCCTGCCTCGGTTTTTTTACGGAAGAGAAATCTCACGTTCTAGCGGAAATCTTCCCTGGCGAGATAAATCTCAAACCAGTGCCCATACACGACACCACAGAATGGGCGATCGTAACCAATTACGAGGAAATTCGCTTATATCACAGATTCAGTTCCCCTCTGTTTTATCAGCAGTTTTATCTCAATACATTAACTAACCCCGACCGTCTCAAGCAATTCTATTTCATTCTCTGTCGTCGTACGCTTTTAACCGCCAGCCCTAAAACACAAGAACCTTCTCGCACGCTACAGCTCCTGGAGGAATCGCACCAAATAGAAGCTGATATTGCCAAGGATTTCTACAGTCATTATCATAAAATTCGCTTGCAGTTGATCAAGGATTTTCAATACCGCTTGCAGCAATTACCGCAAGCACAAGCATCGAACCCGATCGCGAATGAAATTAAAAATTTAGCGATCGCCAAAGCCCAG includes:
- the ndhL gene encoding NAD(P)H-quinone oxidoreductase subunit L; this translates as MSLLQSGPVAYTLVAGAYLFVIPLALMYYLKARWYVTGSLERAFICFMVFFFFPGLLLFAPLLNFRPQPRKI
- a CDS encoding DUF4178 domain-containing protein, which produces MPSVFTQARLQQLRAGDRVTYGGVQWQVMDYSTYADDENYQTAEWLLRSLSGKEHYLLREIDPHNPDSEVNWYFSEEISLNQVSGIKPGDDIRFGLWDAMRDGQPYHQLRALGRVFTFESQTTGNYRSDEGDESRTTWDYWDADRTWNLALEAWAGGLVRVYSTKPVQPEEFSDVERSATNLRAAAFSSGRIGSQKNDRIWQWIGAWTLIIVGLLLMLFGGW
- a CDS encoding DUF3007 family protein encodes the protein MRRIDAIALTLVFFLLGGLAYIVLQWLGIGKMNAGIWSQVVLITALLVWLGSYLLRVVTKNMTYDQQLENYKTAVLKKRLEEMSPEEIARLQAEVAAEKQERLSDS